The segment TTCCAATGATTCCGATGGTTTGAAAGTTCCATCAAGCAGGGCGTTTCGCTCCGTAATTCCTGATAAATCTTTTTTATTGTTCTTGATAAACTCGCCCAATTTTTCAAAAGCAAGGTCAACGACTTTTTTAAATTCATTGTCCTTCTCAAGAGTCGCCCAATCATTCCCCTGATCTGTTTTTGTCATCAGCACAAGATGGGTTTTTTTTAATGCTTCGGGCAGATTCTCAAAGCCAATCCGCTTGACTTCAGAGAAATAATTTTTCTTCGTGATTTTCATTTTCTGATTTTTAATTTTTTGAGTTGCTTTTCCAAATCCTTCAGCATCGTTTTATCGTTCTCGTAAAATCCTCCGTCCTTTTCATCGTAGTTAAACACCATCATTTCCGTTTTCACTTTGTCGGTGAGTTTTGTTACCGCCACTTTTTTTGTGATGGAGTGAGCATTCCATTTGTATTTCTTGGCGTATTTTTTCAGAATGTCATTCGGATAACTGCTCAGTAAAAACTTTCCTTTGATTTTTGTCAGCGTATTCAGCAAACGGATATAATCTCCCTCCGTGTAACCCTTGTAGTGTCCCTGATGGGTGTTGATGTAGGGCGGGTCGCAGTAGAAAAATGCTTTGTTGTAATCGCGGAGTTTGATTACACGAATTGCATCGTTACATTCAATCTGAACTTTCTTCAATCGGTCAGCATACATTTTTGAAAAGTCATCCCGCTTTCTTGCAACGGAGTCCTCCTTTGAATCATCCTTGCCGAAACTCCACGAAGTGAGAAGACCAGCGAATCCCTGATTGGCGAGAACCCAAAACGCCCAAGCGCGTTTTACATCGGAGAACATTTCGGGATTTTCATAAATCACTCTCGCTTTTTTCCAAAGTTGCCGGCTGTGAAGCGTTCCTTTGATTTCTTTTTCTAATTCTTTGAATTGTGTCTGCACCACTTTGAAAAAAATTACCACTTCTCCGTTCGTATCATTGATGACTTCAATCTCGCTTGGCGGTTTCGCAAAGAACAACGCTCCTCCTCCGAAAAACGGCTCGCAGTATAAATCGTGAGCGGGAATCAGAGTGAGCAACCGCTTCACCAATGTTTGTTTTCCTCCGTAATATGTAATCGGTGTTTTCATTATGCCGCTTTCCTGAGTGGAGTTTTATTTTCCAATGCCTCGTCAATATTTTTTCTTGCGATGTTGCAGTATGATTTTTTTCCGTCAATGCCGATGAAATTTCTTCCGAGTTCAATTGCGCGAACGCCTGTCGTTCCTGTTCCGCAGAACGGGTCAAGCACAATTCCTCCTCTGGGACAACCCGCAAGAATTGGTTTTGTAATCAGTTCCGTGTTGAAAGTGGCGTAATGTTTTTGCGGATTCGGTTTGTTTGATATTACCCAGAAGTCAGTTACATCTCCGGGATTTTTTCCGAGCGGATTGAGTTTTATTTTTGTCTGTTTGCTTCCGTTCTTTGCTCCTTTCCCGAACGGTCCCTTTTTATTTTTTACATCTCCACCATAAGCGGTCATCATATATCTCACTCTCTCAAACGATGCTGTTTTGTAGGGGTCGCGCACAGTATCTAAATCAAAAAAGTAATCGGGATTTTTCACGAAGAAAAAAATATGCTCGTGCTTTTTTGAGAATCTGTCCGTTACCGCTTCGGGAAGAGAATTG is part of the Bacteroidota bacterium genome and harbors:
- a CDS encoding DNA adenine methylase yields the protein MKTPITYYGGKQTLVKRLLTLIPAHDLYCEPFFGGGALFFAKPPSEIEVINDTNGEVVIFFKVVQTQFKELEKEIKGTLHSRQLWKKARVIYENPEMFSDVKRAWAFWVLANQGFAGLLTSWSFGKDDSKEDSVARKRDDFSKMYADRLKKVQIECNDAIRVIKLRDYNKAFFYCDPPYINTHQGHYKGYTEGDYIRLLNTLTKIKGKFLLSSYPNDILKKYAKKYKWNAHSITKKVAVTKLTDKVKTEMMVFNYDEKDGGFYENDKTMLKDLEKQLKKLKIRK
- a CDS encoding site-specific DNA-methyltransferase, whose protein sequence is KAQWGLEKTFREYLNKMFELMDEIQRVLKPSGTVWVNLGDSYFGSGNGAGVKPEHKNLNTFVAAPKTPNNDKRNNLPNKCLSLIPHRFGIGCIERGWVLRNDIIWAKPNSLPEAVTDRFSKKHEHIFFFVKNPDYFFDLDTVRDPYKTASFERVRYMMTAYGGDVKNKKGPFGKGAKNGSKQTKIKLNPLGKNPGDVTDFWVISNKPNPQKHYATFNTELITKPILAGCPRGGIVLDPFCGTGTTGVRAIELGRNFIGIDGKKSYCNIARKNIDEALENKTPLRKAA